gctgctTTCGTCAGCGGGTTTATTTATGGTAAGTGCcataattaacaacaacaacagtttaaaaaatcagattactcattttcttatgaaatcttttatttttatggctattacaaatatcttttagctttgtttttatttacttagaaaaACCAGGAGATCAAAACATATAATTCGGAAACAGCGCTTGTTTCAATGACAAAACTAGGACACAGGACAATAAAGACTTAAAACCGATgagtttaaaatcaataatttgattCAGAAGAATGGCACCAATGGCAATGATGTAACCGCCAAACATTTGCAAGACCCAAGGAAAGCAGTTTCTCACCAAAACAAGAAAATCTGATGACTGCTGCAGTAACTCGGCGAAGACTCTTCTGTTAGACATGTAGTCCAGATGGAAATGGGAAGAGATGGCCATCTTCGTCAGTAGGCAAGCTGTGACTGTCGCGTTAACAACGCTGTAGCATTCCAGTATTTCATACTGACTGAAATCTGGAATTTCCACTAAATTGAGTTCTGGGTtggttttgttaaataatttggtGTCCCCAGAGGTACAGAAGGTGTTCCGAAGTTCTGATAGAAAAGTTCGATTGTTCgcatctaaaatgaaatgaaataaattgcaatgaaatcaattcatatagtttttttaaaactaataacattaaataatgttgtcaatttttataaaacttaatatgaTCCTGGGACTGCCCAAAgtcgactcagcctttcatcccttccgtgggtcgataaactgagtgccaagcatgcttgggaactGAACACTGGGGGTTGCGTattaggctgaccacctaaccgggacatatTCCTTGCACCCCAGGATCCTCTGTCAAGAAAGCAGACCTGGTCACTG
The window above is part of the Argiope bruennichi chromosome 7, qqArgBrue1.1, whole genome shotgun sequence genome. Proteins encoded here:
- the LOC129975537 gene encoding uncharacterized protein LOC129975537; translation: MTHLKEWDSTIICQSTHLLPLPLEINPCVIVRVRASNDCPFWPGFPQLGLIQYEKIQKEIPPENRSNQIKCVMLLLISAIFLEKCVSYCLHYAIKRNDANNRTFLSELRNTFCTSGDTKLFNKTNPELNLVEIPDFSQYEILECYSVVNATVTACLLTKMAISSHFHLDYMSNRRVFAELLQQSSDFLVLVRNCFPWVLQMFGGYIIAIGAILLNQIIDFKLIGFKSLLSCVLVLSLKQALFPNYMF